In the Choloepus didactylus isolate mChoDid1 chromosome 3, mChoDid1.pri, whole genome shotgun sequence genome, TTTTCCCTACTCTTTCTTCTATTCTTCCAGCCATCTGCTCACTGCTCACTGTTTATACATGACACATTGATATTGGGAAGCTGAGCCAGGATAATGTGCTAACAAGTAAAATGTGGTAGTTCGTCCATCCAGATCATAGGTATGATATGTCTACAGGAGATACCAGAACTCACAGTGACAACTCTGATGGTGGTAGTTATAGGCACAATGACAAACCACTAGAGATTCTGCATGAGGTGGATTTCTTGTAAGGGGGCCTATTTTAGGTGTAAGTTTGCCATGATCCTCTGTTGCCTTCAAATAAAACACCATGTGATAAAAGCTACACTATTTTCACTAATTATTTCTCACCtccttctatctatctatcaccttttgtaaaaatataaatcatacaTAGATTTAGAAATCTGAGAAAGCCATACCTTGGTAATAAAATCCATTGAGGTGGCCAGCATGGCACTTGTTCATCCACCAACCAGACCCATCCTGTTCAGCACAGTTGCCATCAAACTTATCATTGTCATTGTCCCAGGTACTGAACTGCATGCCATTGTGGGATGTATAAAACTTGTCACTAggatcatcaccaaaatcaaagcCATCAAAGGCGTCGCCAGCTTCTCCACCAATGAAGTATGCATATGTCATGCGGTATTTGTCAGCCTCAGGTGCCACCCTGAATGTGGAGTAGTCTGCAGTGCTGGGAAGAAGGGAATGGAAACATCAATATCCTGAGCTTCATCAAGGATCTCAGAAGTTCCCTCTTCCACAGGAGTTGATTGGCAGATTTAACTGGGCTTCTTAAGACTGAAATATGCTCAGTGAGTGGTACTTTCTGCAAATTTGGCAAGAAGCAATGTATGTGCTTACAAACACCCAGGATGGGTCTAAAAAGATTCCAGGGTATCCTAGTGAAAACTAAAAGCTTCACACATTAGAATATCTTTTGCGTATAAGATTCTAATATCAAATCAACATGGTTGGATGAATCTGATTGATTTtgcattttccacttttatttaaatatttagcattgtGCACACAGTTAACAAAGACCATGACAATTACCTGACAATTAGTGATCATTAATTAATGCGCCAACCAAACTAGAAGGAGCTACAGCACTATTAGCCATTCATACTACCTGAAAAGTGAAGTTCTAAAGGGAATTTTCTTCCATAAGGTAGTGCAGAAGTGAAAAGAAGAACTTTTGAGAGTATCAAAGAAAAGAAGTGGCCCCTGTGTGGCCCACAAAACATGAACTGTAGACTCAAAGTGAGATTCtcccacagaaaaaaaaatgtgaaagaaggCCAGAAGTCTGTAGCGAAGGAAGAGTGAACTTTGGTCTATGAACAGAGTGTTCCATAAAATATGTAGCTTTTTCCCTTGATCTCCAGGTCTTAGGAAATGGGAGACATTCTCATAGAAGAAAGTCGATTGACTATGGTACTGTTActggctaaaagaaaaaaaaataacctgccAGGAGACAGAAAGTATTTCTTTATTCTGTAGACATCCAAAAGGTTTGGATATTTTTCTGCACTTTAATTAGGTATGCAAAGCTCAAAGACCCCATATAGCTCTGAGAGTAAATAGAGTGCTATCTCGCCAAAGGAGTTAGCTAATTTAATTTTAAGGTAGCCCATGGATTGGTATGAACGACTGGACCTTAAACCACTAGGAAATCTAAAGAAGCTGGATTAGCTTTTCACTCAGTAGAGTGGAGAAGAGGGTAAGTTCTAGAGTCAAACTACCTGaattcaaatcccacctctgctATTTACCAGCAATGgaccttgagcaaattaaaaGTGGTATCAATAATAGTACCTCCTCCATCAAATAGTTCTTTGGGTTAGATTAGATTATAATTTCATGTTCAATTTCAGCTTCATATTAAAATCTCAGTAAATATTAAGTATTATTCTGAATGGTTGCAGGGTGAGCTCAGAGATAGCAAATTTGTACAAAAATACCCAGATACACCATGGATAGGAGCTAACTCTTTGGGACTCGCCAAGAACCAAGTTGATTCCTGGGAGAAATGATCAGATGAGCTTTTTCCATTTGATAGGCTGTCTTGCCACTGGCCTATTGATGGCTGGAAAGTGTACATTCCAGACAGTCTCTACCATAAAAAGTTAAAGTCCTTTCTAAAAAGTACCTGGTTCTGCCAGTCCAGTCCTCCAATTGTACTCTTAATGCATATGGGAATGCAGACTGCGTGCTTATCAAATGGATCTTCTCATTTCCCAGCCAAAACTCTGTGGTGCCAGTAGGAGACAGATGTCCAAACCCTTCTTTATATTGAATCCAATTTTTTTTGAAATCCAAACTGCCATCAAGTCTCTAAGTACACAGTTATATGGACAAAAGGAGATGGAATGTTATCAGCAGacataaagaaaatgttatacACATATTATTTGATATATTGGGAATAACACTCTATCTTCTCataagtgaccttgggcaagctgcctcagtttcctcatctttgaatTAGGTGTTACAATGCTTACTTGTTAGAGCTGTTTAATGATAACATGAAAGAATGTAAGAGAAATACTTAGAAGAGTGCCTAGCACATGGTCAATTCTAAATTAATGGTAGTTTTAAAGAGACCTACAGGACTTCAGACTCCAATACAATATTGTGATTCTTGTGCTGCTTGTGGAGGATCAACCAATTTTTCAACATGTGTCCATCGGCCAAAGCTTCCATCACTTACTCCTTCTGAGAACCCCCTGCAGTAGTAGTTGTAATGGTGATAGAAGGTAAGGGAGCCAGGATCCACAGTGGGTGTTGGCAGCTGTCAGAGGCAACAAAGGGCCCTTGTCTTGGAACAGCACAATTGTATTCTCTAGGGGCCTTTGTCTTCTTGTGATGGGCAGCCTTAGGCCTTGATCAACCTGACAAAagaggtcccttctatttctgcATCACTGTGATGCTGTGATTATGTGCTATCAGGAATCTACATCAGAAATGCTAGCTTAGTGTAGAGTACAGACTCTGCCTGGGTTCCAATCCTGACTTTGTTACTTCTTGgttatgtgaccttgagcaagttcctTAACTTCCTGTGTCTTAGCTTCCTGATCTGTAAGTAGGGATGTTGTGAGGGATGTAGGGATGTTGTGAAGGTTTGATGACTTAAAGTGTTTAGGAAAGCATCTGGCATGTGGCAGGAACAATGTGGGCATTTATTAAATACAAAAAGTGAGGAAAAAATACCTTCTGAATCACAGTCCATCCATTTCCAGATGAATCAATTTCACAGTAGACTAAGAACTTCTGCTTAGCCTTGAGAGGTTTGATAAAGTAAAGCCCACTCTCTTTGGCTCCCTTGTTTGCAATTTCTTGACAAtctgaagaaggagaagaagaaacttTTACTGTGGTTTGAAAACCAGGTTAAAATATCTCACCCTTGAAAATGAGCTTCTAAACACGTTTCAAACTATTCATTAATTAAGGAAGTATTTTCTTGCTTTCCACCTCATCATtccttttaaacaatttttagcCACTCAGGAAAAGTCCAGAAAATGGGAATCTTTAGATTTACAGTCCAGACACCTTCCAAATTCCTATACATTCCAATACAtacaatattctttattttgaatGTTGGCTTTGGTGAACATAACCCCAATACAAATCTTTAACTTACCTTTCccagttgtttcatatatttgtactGTATCTTTGCAAGGTTCCTGACACTTTGCTTCCAGCTGGACTGCCTTTTGTTTCAAGTTATTGATCTTTTGGTTATTTGAATTatatatatccagcaaaaatctaCAAGCAAAATAATAAGACAACAGACTGTTTGCTTCAGAGGAGTAATTctgagttttctttaaaaaaatactccCTTATTTTCCCAACCATTACTTcctgataaattattttaattacccAATTCttgggaaaattataaaattatgccACTagattgaagaaaataaaaattctaaattttttggaaaacaaacaaaaaaagttcaATTGAAACAAATACAATTTTGACCTGAATTTTTTCACCTAGAATGGGGACACAGTCTAAACTACGAATACAAACAGCAAAATTCTTGTCAATAAACAAATGCCATTGCACAGTGGTCATTCTGATTTTTATACCTTATGCAAAAGGGGCTCAGATAACGATCTACATAAGTGATGAGCTTGGCTAATAGGGAATATTATCTCAATGAATAAGCAGCAAGAAAGTCTCTGTTCAATAGTTCAGATGTGCTGAAACATAATTCCTTTTCATTTGTGGGTCTACTGAGAATCAATTTATGGGCTTCGATCTGTAACTTAGATGGCAAAAGTATATGGGGCAGTgtcttatataaaataaaacatttaatgttTCTATTCACATAGCTtcagaaaaggaattaaaaatccTACTTTGTATGTATTCAGAAATGATAGAAAACTATCTATAATACACAAATTGTTGTATCTTTCTTTGAGATAAATAAAGGTAGACAAGCTATTTGACCATTAGTTCTCTAGTATGCCTTAGAAAGTTTTTGCACAGTAGTGTCCTTCAGCTTCAATGATGGCCAAAGCCAATACAAGTTGTAATCATAGAAATAATCACAAAAGTAATAACAACAGCCCTCTGATATCAAAAACAGGAGAAACTCCTTCTGGGCCACCATTGCTCTCATTTTGTCATGCTACTTTGAGATCAAATTGGGGAAAAATTGAGGAAGAAACCAAAATTGTATATGAGACCCTATTTGAGAAAGTTTATGAGGCCCTGGGAAGCTGTTAATAGAGACATCTTACTTAGTGAAAATAGGAGATGACATAATTATGGGTTCATTGCATCATGATTAACATGTAGTTTCACAATGTTTGTTAAATTTAGTCTCTtaagacatgttttttttttattttgctccaCCTTCAGTATGATTTTTACTTTAGTAGCCAAGACCCTTCCTATGACTCTGCTTTCTAATAACTTATACTGATTTGTTAACACTTTTAtagagaattttattttcaacattcAAATTCCCATCAATTTGAATTTACTTTGTAAGACAAGTGGGGAGGATGGAAGAGAACACTTTGATAAGGATGGTCATAATAGCTTTTGCAGACATCTAGGCTACTTCTCTCCCACAGGATTATTAAAAAGCAAGTACAATACAATAAATTCATATTACATGAAAACATTAACTGCACTGTGTTCAAGATAGGCATAATGCTAACTGGATGTTTTAAacggaaaaataaaaaacataaaaaaattattacttttcACCGAAACTTGGAATGTTGAATAAAGACTAAATGCTTACTGAATACTTGAGTCGTGTGTTAAAATTGTGGCTTCATATTTCAAAAgttcttctatcattttcttgGAACTCTGAGTAGCACCATCTACCTTATCTATAACATGGGGTCaggaacataaaaatatttaagcaagtagaacagcaaaaataataacagaacTTCACAAATTATTCTCTCGGTCAGTAGCCTTTAGTTTCTCACTTGGTTTTGATGGTGCATCAGGATCATCGATGACCTGGATTGCTTTGATCAGTTCTCTGGCTTCTGAAGTTTTGTTTTCGGCTTGACTTAAGATGTCTTCCAAAGCCTGTAGATCCTTGTCCACTTTGGCTTGGTAAGTAGACAGAAAATCTGCAACGCCGCAGGTTGTTGGGCAATAACTACCCTGGAAATAGagcaataaaatgtttaaaactctTGATTAACGCTACAcctaaaatttattaataaaaataggtaaaaccgagactattttttaaaaaatgtttaaagtgcCAAATAACATTTGCAAGAGATTTCTATGTGCCCCGTTTCCAGTTCAAACacaaagccagaaacaaaagctaCTTACAAATCTTTCATCTAAGATGCAGCAGTTATCTCTGGTAGCAACAtactagaggaaaaaaatacagaaatttcaGTGCTCATCATGTATTTTCTTATCATTCAGCTTTCCATTTAAATCAAATAGGTTTTGTGAACAGCACACTTACTGCCAGGCATGTTGAAGAGAGCAATAAAAGAGTGCAGAGGTAGAGAATTACACTCCGGGGGTGCAAGGACAAACTCATGGTGCCTGGGATGCCCGGTACTCCGAGCCCTGTATGTCAGCGCTGTGGCCCTCGGCCTCCCGGAGTCCCCTTTATGTCAGCTCCGCGGATGGATGCGACTGCTAGTGGCTGGCGCAGGTCACGGGACCTCCTTATCAGCAGAGCGGGGAGGTCTTTcccgacttttttttttttcccccttcatccAGGCCCCCAAAATGTGCTTATTCAGGTTCCCAGATTTTGCACACCGGTTTAAGCTCCTCCTTTTTGGCCCCTTGGTAAAACCTCTCTCCTCTGAAGCCAAAATCATCTCCAAAGGTTCGTGAAGCTCTAGCTATTGCTAACGAGGAGGGGAAGGGGCCCGGAGACTGCATGATGCAATCCCTTCCAGTACAGGGCCGGGAGAGCAAACAGAGGATCTGACCTCGACCAGACCAAACCCAGCCGAATCTTAAAGTGGAGCAGCGTGCCGTAACCCAAATTACAGAAAGTCCTTTCTTAGCCTAAGGATGAAATAACATAATGATTTTTAACCTGTCCGCTGTGGCAAGAGGAGACTTGGCCTTTGCCCATGACCCAGTGTGTCAGTATTCCCAGTAATGACACTGGAAATTTATTCCTGCTCCTCTGTGTTGACCGTTTTTATGGGATCCCAGTTTTCGGTGAGCTTTTGAGCTCAGCTCTTTCGTTTGTCTGGAAGAACCAGTTGGCATGCCACCCCATGTGTCACagaggggaaaagaggaaaaacttTTTCCTGAAGTTCCATCTTGTCACCTTAGAGGAAAGTCTGGGTACAGGAGGCAGTGGCTAGGAAAATACACCTCGCATATATCTTACTAGAAACATGGCTGAAGGGAAAGGGACAAAATGAGACACTGGGGGAATCATCTTTGTTTTGCCCCTAGACCATCCCTGTGTATTAGGAAAACATTTATCATCTCCTATTGATAATTTTCAGTTTTGCTTTACTATTGTTATTAATATTCCCTGTTATTTATCCTTCATTTCCTCCTCCAAAACCAGGCTTACTGCAAATTTTGGTGAAATATATTAGTGGGAAAATACATCTCATCTGAAAGAAATGCTgctaacattttaacatttaattctAAGTTTTACAGAGGGATATTTATGTTTGGACTTGAAAAGGAAGATAAATATTCatgtctttaaaatattcaataattattATAACAAACCAAATAAATCAAAACCAGATTTGTTGCCTTTTCTCTCCTTAATTGTTCCCCTCTCTGACTTATCACTTATTGCCAAGCACATCACCATATATATAATGGATAATTGTCACATTATTTATCATCGCCCTTATCTATTCATCTACTCTATTGCAAAGCTTATCAAAGCTATTTTCACATTtccattttcctcctcctttcttcttccaCTGCAAACATCCTAGAGGAAGCCTTCATTATTTCTTGTCTAGACTGCCTGTCTAGACTGCCTGCAAACTGGTCTCTCTTCTACCACTACCATCCCTTCCTGCACTTCATTTGTCACACTGCTGACAGATTAAGCTCTCTCTAATCAGTAGCTCTGATTATGATCTTCACCTTCTCAAAAACCTTTAATGACTCTCTATCTCCCATCATGGTGAATGTAAACATAACAGATGCTATTTCTCCTCTTGCTGCTTTTCTTCCTTGATTCTATTTCCTACACGTTTTAGTCTAACCAAATTGAATCACGTAACATCTCCTTAATGTGCACCCATATAGTCCGACCATTCAGTTTTtatgttactcttttttttacGTAGATTCCTCTGCCTATATTGCCTTCATACATACTCCTGCCTTCCCCAGTATCTCTGACTGTCAAAATCCTACACAACCTTAAAATTCTGTTTCATGATTCCCACTCTCcccagaatgaaaacaaaaattcctaGAGATCATCTTTGCTTCTGTCATGGCATTTATAGCAACTTTATATGACGTGTATACATGCTG is a window encoding:
- the FGG gene encoding fibrinogen gamma chain, yielding MSLSLHPRSVILYLCTLLLLSSTCLAYVATRDNCCILDERFGSYCPTTCGVADFLSTYQAKVDKDLQALEDILSQAENKTSEARELIKAIQVIDDPDAPSKPNKVDGATQSSKKMIEELLKYEATILTHDSSIQFLLDIYNSNNQKINNLKQKAVQLEAKCQEPCKDTVQIYETTGKDCQEIANKGAKESGLYFIKPLKAKQKFLVYCEIDSSGNGWTVIQKRLDGSLDFKKNWIQYKEGFGHLSPTGTTEFWLGNEKIHLISTQSAFPYALRVQLEDWTGRTSTADYSTFRVAPEADKYRMTYAYFIGGEAGDAFDGFDFGDDPSDKFYTSHNGMQFSTWDNDNDKFDGNCAEQDGSGWWMNKCHAGHLNGFYYQGGTYSKASTPNGYDNGIIWATWKSRWYSLKTTVMKIIPLNRLSIGGQQQHVGGAKQAGDV